The Betta splendens chromosome 7, fBetSpl5.4, whole genome shotgun sequence genome includes a window with the following:
- the lmod3 gene encoding leiomodin-3, whose product MQLTGFNFRLPMRQDPFEAGVTVRAFSSLRPEQQIRQKSSLFDISSTTNMSAVRDADELSEEDIDEDEILAMLSPEELKELQSEMDVIIAPDERVPVGQRQKDQTEKPPTGTFDHRSLVDYLYWEKESKRMLEEERVPATLLPSQKTLSEEAERKEKEEEDTNDVTYEVYEVIEEVIEEEALDGEDGEEIIEIIEEIIEEVDEDYEEVDVKNENEVKPPARTDNYEDTNKHTGCPDENTEKESDSNETSSDSKEERGEEKPDSLPPKESLKEADVNENNEKPPQKEERTVNKLKIPKLAFNNIKMTSRPSGNETNLESTLDKIRSNNPSVTEVNLNNIENIPKEMLLDYVNALKKNKHVKTFSIANTGVDENIAFNLANMLRENRSIATLNIESNFVTGKGIVAIIRCLQFNETLTELRFHNQRHMLGHHAEMEIARLLKANNTLLKMGYHFEQPGPRMVVTNLLTRNLDRQRQLRKDEQRQQQLKEQKELMQIYENSLNLPAGLLEMLGYVPPLEMLKERGLIPPSSDLQNFSNAPQQRKEQPEPQKQLKHKSIPSQASAEPANPLRQVQLKRTPKKRDPFLDLDPRDDRRPDRPSFQLKKTPRVKNADAADDKPNLTDVIKTLKPVPRRRVPPKVDVTPRDQLLNQIKKSNVAYLKPVPLPKALESNEANLLLD is encoded by the exons ATGCAGTTGACGGGGTTTAATTTTAGACTCCCCATGAGGCAGGACCCGTTTGAAGCCGGAGTCACAGTCAGAGCCTTCAGTTCTCTCCGTCCAGAGCAACAGATTAGACAGAAATCATCTCTGTTTGATATCAGCAGCACCACAAACATGTCAGCCGTCAGAGACGCAGACGAACTCAGCGAAGAAGACATTGATGAGGATGAAATCCTCGCTATGCTTTCGCccgaggagctgaaggagctccaGAGTGAGATGGATGTGATCATAGCCCCAGATGAACGGGTACCGGTCGGGCAGAGGCAGAAGGACCAGACAGAGAAGCCTCCGACGGGGACGTTCGACCACAGGTCGCTGGTCGATTACCTCTACTGGGAGAAAGAGTCCAAGCGAATGCTGGAGGAAGAGCGAGTTCCTGCTACCCTGCTGCCCAGTCAG AAAACTTTGAGTGAGGAAGcggaaaggaaagaaaaagaagaagaagacacaaATGATGTGACGTATGAAGTGTATGAAGTGATAGAGGAGGTCATCGAGGAAGAAGCTTTGGACGGTGAAGATGGAGAGGAAATCATAGAAATAATCGAAGAAATTATTGAAGAAGTTGATGAAGATTATGAAGAGGTGGACGTGAAAAACGAGAACGAGGTGAAGCCGCCTGCGAGGACAGACAATTATGAAGAtacgaacaaacacacaggttgtccagatgaaaacacagaaaaggaaaGTGACTCCAATGAGACGTCTTCAGACtcaaaggaggagaggggagaggagaagcCAGACTCTTTGCCTCCAAAAGAGTCTCTAAAGGAGGCGGACGTCAATGAAAACAACGAGAAGCCCCCACAAAAAGAAGAGCGGACCgttaacaaattaaaaattCCAAAGCTAGCGTTCAATAACATAAAAATGACATCACGGCCCTCGGGAAACGAGACGAACCTGGAGTCGACCCTCGACAAGATCCGCAGCAACAACCCGTCTGTCACCGAGGTCAACCTCAACAACATAGAGAACATTCCCAAGGAGATGCTCCTGGACTACGTCAACGCCCTGAAGAAGAACAAACACGTGAAGACGTTCAGCATCGCCAACACCGGCGTGGACGAGAACATCGCTTTCAACCTGGCCAACATGCTGCGGGAGAACCGCAGCATCGCCACGCTGAACATCGAGTCCAACTTCGTGACGGGAAAGGGCATCGTCGCCATCATCCGCTGCCTCCAGTTCAACGAGACGCTCACGGAGCTGCGCTTCCACAACCAGCGGCACATGCTGGGCCACCACGCCGAGATGGAGATCGCACGCCTGCTCAAGGCCAACAACACGCTCCTGAAGATGGGCTACCACTTCGAGCAGCCGGGGCCCCGGATGGTGGTGACCAACCTCCTGACCCGGAACCTGGACCGGCAGAGGCAGCTGAGGAAGGacgagcagaggcagcagcagctgaaggagcagaaggagctgatgcAGATTTATGAGAACAGCCTAAACCTGCCCGCCGGTTTACTGGAGATGCTGGGGTACGTTCCCCCCCTGGAGATGCTGAAGGAGCGCGGCCTCATCCCGCCTTCGTCCGACCTGCAGAACTTCAGCAATGCACCTCAGCAACGAAAAGAGCAGCCGGAGCCTCAGAAGCAGCTCAAACATAAAAGCATTCCCAGTCAGGCCAGTGCCGAACCAGCAAACCCATTAAGGCAGGTGCAGCTGAAAAGAACTCCTAAGAAACGGGACCCTTTCCTGGACTTGGACCCGAGGGATGACAGGAGACCGGACCGGCCCAGTTTCCAGCTGAAGAAGACTCCCAGAGTGAAGAACGCCGACGCGGCGGACGACAAGCCCAACCTGACCGACGTGATTAAGACTCTGAAGCCCGTCCCTCGCAGGCGAGTGCCACCGAAGGTGGATGTCACACCCCGCGATCAGCTGCTCAACCAGATCAAAAAGAGCAACGTGGCCTATCTCAAACCC gTGCCGCTGCCCAAAGCCCTGGAGTCAAATGAAGCCAATCTTCTCTTGGACTAA
- the arl6ip5b gene encoding PRA1 family protein 3, with the protein MATKMELAPLRPLDDFFPGADRFAKPEFGDLAKWNNRVISNLLYYQTNYFAVTLVVFLIVGFLNPFGMFLGGAVVALVFGGSVWAGENKATIKNFKRKNPTLFVVVVMITSYFLLSLCGGVMVFIFGITFPLLLILIHASLRLRNMKNRLENKIEGVGLKKTPMGVIMDLLDQQEEKMNKIQDFIESKLKD; encoded by the exons ATGGCCACTAAGATGGAGCTCGCGCCACTCCGACCGTTGGATGATTTCTTTCCTGGAGCGGATCGTTTTGCCAAACCAGAATTTGGGGATTTGGCGAAATGGAACAACAGAGTGATCAGTAATTTGCTGTACTACCAGACCAATTATTTCGCCGTGACTCTGGTCGTTTTCCTCATTGTGGG ATTCCTGAACCCGTTTGGCATGTTTCTGGGAGGAGCTGTGGTCGCCCTGGTCTTCGGGGGCTCCGTGTGGGCAGGCGAGAACAAAGCCACCATCAAGAATTTCAAGAGGAAGAACCCCACCCTGTTTGTGGTGGTGGTCATGATCACCAGCTACTTCCTGCTGTCGCTCTGTGGTGGAGTCATGGTGTTCATCTTTGGCATCACCTTCCCTCTGCTGC tgaTCCTGATCCATGCCTCTCTGAGGCTGCGCAACATGAAGAACAGACTGGAGAACAAGATTGAAGGTGTCGGGCTGAAGAAGACTCCCATGGGTGTCATCATGGACCTTCTggatcagcaggaggagaaaatgaacaAGATACAGGATTTTATTGAGAGCAAACTGAAGGATTAA
- the LOC114859396 gene encoding NEDD8-activating enzyme E1 catalytic subunit isoform X1, translated as MADAEEPEKKRRRIEDLTEKMAVDGGCDWDGRWNHVKKFLERPGPFTHPDFEPSPESLQFLLETCKILVIGAGGLGCELLKNLALSGFRLIHVVDMDTIDVSNLNRQFLFRPKDVGRPKAEVAADFVNSRIPGCKVVPHFKKIQDFDESFYRQFHIIVCGLDSIIARRWMNGMLISLLSYEDGVLEPSSIIPLIDGGTEGFKGNARVILPGMTACIDCTLELYPPQINFPMCTIASMPRLPEHCIEFARILQWPKEKPFGDTGLDGDNPEHIQWVFEKSQERAAEFNITGVTYRLTQGVVKRIIPAVASTNAVIAAACATEVFKVATSAYIPLNNYLVFNDVDGLYTYSFEAERKENCSACSQVPQDLQFPPSAKLQEVLEYLTENASLQMKSPAITTTLEGKNKTLYLQSVKSIEERTRPNLCKTLKELGLSDGQELAVADVTTPQTVLFKLNFTA; from the exons ATGGCGGATGCCGAGGAGCC GGAGAAGAAAAGAAGGCGAATAGAGGACCTGACTGAGAA AATGGCTGTAGATGGTGGTTGCGACTGGGATGGTCGCTGGAATCACGTGAAGAAGTTTTTGGAAAGACCAGGGCCGTTCACACATCCCGACTTTGAGCCGAGCCCCGAG TCTCTACAGTTTTTGTTGGAGACTTGCAAGATTCTAGTTATTGGTGCAGGAGGACTTGGATGTGAACTCCTCAAAAATCTG GCTCTGTCTGGGTTTCGCCTTATTCATGTGGTTGACATGGACACTATTGATGTGTCCAACCTCAACAGGCAGTTTCTTTTTAG GCCCAAAGATGTTGGACGACCAAAAGCAGAGGTGGCAGCTGACTTTGTAAACAGTCGAATTCCTGGATGCAAAGTGGTCCC CCATTTCAAGAAGATTCAAGACTTTGATGAGTCTTTCTACAGGC AGTTCCACATCATTGTTTGTGGACTGGACTCTATCATTGCCAGGCGTTGGATGAACGGGATGCTG ATATCCCTCTTGAGCTATGAGGACGGAGTCCTAGAGCCCAGCTCCATCATCCCCCTCATTGATGGAGGAACAGAGGGCTTTAAGGGAAACGCTCGTGTCATCCTTCCCGGCATGACTGCATGCATTGACTGCACACTGGAGCTGTACCCGCCACAG ATTAATTTCCCCATGTGCACCATCGCCTCCATGCCGAGGCTTCCAGAACACTGCATTGAATTTGCCAGAATCTTACAGTGGCCCAAAGAAAAGCCATTTGGAG ATACGGGCTTGGATGGAGATAATCCAGAACACATCCAGTGGGTTTTTGAGAAATCTCAAGAAAGAGCTGCAGAGTTTAACATCACAGGAGTGACTTACAGACTCACTCAAG GTGTCGTGAAAAGGATCATACCTGCTGTAGCCTCGACTAATGCTGTTATTGCTG CTGCTTGCGCCACTGAGGTTTTTAAGGTCGCTACAAG TGCATATATTCCTTTAAATAATTACCTCGTCTTTAATGATGTGGACGGATTGTACACCTACAGCTTCGAAGCCGAGCGAAAG GAAAATTGTTCGGCGTGTAGCCAGGTCCCTCAGGATCTGCAGTTCCCTCCGTCCGCCAAATTACAGGAGGTTTTAGAGTATCTGACAGAGAACGCCTCGTT ACAAATGAAATCTCCTGCTATCACCACAACTCTGGAAGGGAAGAATAAAACCTTGTATCTGCag TCAGTCAAATCCATTGAGGAACGGACCAGGCCAAACCTCTGCAAGACTTTAAAAG AACTGGGCCTGTCGGATGGACAGGAACTCGCTGTGGCAGATGTCACCACGCCGCAGACGGTTCTCTTCAAGCTCAATTTCACTGCCTGA
- the LOC114859396 gene encoding NEDD8-activating enzyme E1 catalytic subunit isoform X2, with amino-acid sequence MADAEEPMAVDGGCDWDGRWNHVKKFLERPGPFTHPDFEPSPESLQFLLETCKILVIGAGGLGCELLKNLALSGFRLIHVVDMDTIDVSNLNRQFLFRPKDVGRPKAEVAADFVNSRIPGCKVVPHFKKIQDFDESFYRQFHIIVCGLDSIIARRWMNGMLISLLSYEDGVLEPSSIIPLIDGGTEGFKGNARVILPGMTACIDCTLELYPPQINFPMCTIASMPRLPEHCIEFARILQWPKEKPFGDTGLDGDNPEHIQWVFEKSQERAAEFNITGVTYRLTQGVVKRIIPAVASTNAVIAAACATEVFKVATSAYIPLNNYLVFNDVDGLYTYSFEAERKENCSACSQVPQDLQFPPSAKLQEVLEYLTENASLQMKSPAITTTLEGKNKTLYLQSVKSIEERTRPNLCKTLKELGLSDGQELAVADVTTPQTVLFKLNFTA; translated from the exons ATGGCGGATGCCGAGGAGCC AATGGCTGTAGATGGTGGTTGCGACTGGGATGGTCGCTGGAATCACGTGAAGAAGTTTTTGGAAAGACCAGGGCCGTTCACACATCCCGACTTTGAGCCGAGCCCCGAG TCTCTACAGTTTTTGTTGGAGACTTGCAAGATTCTAGTTATTGGTGCAGGAGGACTTGGATGTGAACTCCTCAAAAATCTG GCTCTGTCTGGGTTTCGCCTTATTCATGTGGTTGACATGGACACTATTGATGTGTCCAACCTCAACAGGCAGTTTCTTTTTAG GCCCAAAGATGTTGGACGACCAAAAGCAGAGGTGGCAGCTGACTTTGTAAACAGTCGAATTCCTGGATGCAAAGTGGTCCC CCATTTCAAGAAGATTCAAGACTTTGATGAGTCTTTCTACAGGC AGTTCCACATCATTGTTTGTGGACTGGACTCTATCATTGCCAGGCGTTGGATGAACGGGATGCTG ATATCCCTCTTGAGCTATGAGGACGGAGTCCTAGAGCCCAGCTCCATCATCCCCCTCATTGATGGAGGAACAGAGGGCTTTAAGGGAAACGCTCGTGTCATCCTTCCCGGCATGACTGCATGCATTGACTGCACACTGGAGCTGTACCCGCCACAG ATTAATTTCCCCATGTGCACCATCGCCTCCATGCCGAGGCTTCCAGAACACTGCATTGAATTTGCCAGAATCTTACAGTGGCCCAAAGAAAAGCCATTTGGAG ATACGGGCTTGGATGGAGATAATCCAGAACACATCCAGTGGGTTTTTGAGAAATCTCAAGAAAGAGCTGCAGAGTTTAACATCACAGGAGTGACTTACAGACTCACTCAAG GTGTCGTGAAAAGGATCATACCTGCTGTAGCCTCGACTAATGCTGTTATTGCTG CTGCTTGCGCCACTGAGGTTTTTAAGGTCGCTACAAG TGCATATATTCCTTTAAATAATTACCTCGTCTTTAATGATGTGGACGGATTGTACACCTACAGCTTCGAAGCCGAGCGAAAG GAAAATTGTTCGGCGTGTAGCCAGGTCCCTCAGGATCTGCAGTTCCCTCCGTCCGCCAAATTACAGGAGGTTTTAGAGTATCTGACAGAGAACGCCTCGTT ACAAATGAAATCTCCTGCTATCACCACAACTCTGGAAGGGAAGAATAAAACCTTGTATCTGCag TCAGTCAAATCCATTGAGGAACGGACCAGGCCAAACCTCTGCAAGACTTTAAAAG AACTGGGCCTGTCGGATGGACAGGAACTCGCTGTGGCAGATGTCACCACGCCGCAGACGGTTCTCTTCAAGCTCAATTTCACTGCCTGA
- the LOC114859396 gene encoding NEDD8-activating enzyme E1 catalytic subunit isoform X3 yields MAVDGGCDWDGRWNHVKKFLERPGPFTHPDFEPSPESLQFLLETCKILVIGAGGLGCELLKNLALSGFRLIHVVDMDTIDVSNLNRQFLFRPKDVGRPKAEVAADFVNSRIPGCKVVPHFKKIQDFDESFYRQFHIIVCGLDSIIARRWMNGMLISLLSYEDGVLEPSSIIPLIDGGTEGFKGNARVILPGMTACIDCTLELYPPQINFPMCTIASMPRLPEHCIEFARILQWPKEKPFGDTGLDGDNPEHIQWVFEKSQERAAEFNITGVTYRLTQGVVKRIIPAVASTNAVIAAACATEVFKVATSAYIPLNNYLVFNDVDGLYTYSFEAERKENCSACSQVPQDLQFPPSAKLQEVLEYLTENASLQMKSPAITTTLEGKNKTLYLQSVKSIEERTRPNLCKTLKELGLSDGQELAVADVTTPQTVLFKLNFTA; encoded by the exons ATGGCTGTAGATGGTGGTTGCGACTGGGATGGTCGCTGGAATCACGTGAAGAAGTTTTTGGAAAGACCAGGGCCGTTCACACATCCCGACTTTGAGCCGAGCCCCGAG TCTCTACAGTTTTTGTTGGAGACTTGCAAGATTCTAGTTATTGGTGCAGGAGGACTTGGATGTGAACTCCTCAAAAATCTG GCTCTGTCTGGGTTTCGCCTTATTCATGTGGTTGACATGGACACTATTGATGTGTCCAACCTCAACAGGCAGTTTCTTTTTAG GCCCAAAGATGTTGGACGACCAAAAGCAGAGGTGGCAGCTGACTTTGTAAACAGTCGAATTCCTGGATGCAAAGTGGTCCC CCATTTCAAGAAGATTCAAGACTTTGATGAGTCTTTCTACAGGC AGTTCCACATCATTGTTTGTGGACTGGACTCTATCATTGCCAGGCGTTGGATGAACGGGATGCTG ATATCCCTCTTGAGCTATGAGGACGGAGTCCTAGAGCCCAGCTCCATCATCCCCCTCATTGATGGAGGAACAGAGGGCTTTAAGGGAAACGCTCGTGTCATCCTTCCCGGCATGACTGCATGCATTGACTGCACACTGGAGCTGTACCCGCCACAG ATTAATTTCCCCATGTGCACCATCGCCTCCATGCCGAGGCTTCCAGAACACTGCATTGAATTTGCCAGAATCTTACAGTGGCCCAAAGAAAAGCCATTTGGAG ATACGGGCTTGGATGGAGATAATCCAGAACACATCCAGTGGGTTTTTGAGAAATCTCAAGAAAGAGCTGCAGAGTTTAACATCACAGGAGTGACTTACAGACTCACTCAAG GTGTCGTGAAAAGGATCATACCTGCTGTAGCCTCGACTAATGCTGTTATTGCTG CTGCTTGCGCCACTGAGGTTTTTAAGGTCGCTACAAG TGCATATATTCCTTTAAATAATTACCTCGTCTTTAATGATGTGGACGGATTGTACACCTACAGCTTCGAAGCCGAGCGAAAG GAAAATTGTTCGGCGTGTAGCCAGGTCCCTCAGGATCTGCAGTTCCCTCCGTCCGCCAAATTACAGGAGGTTTTAGAGTATCTGACAGAGAACGCCTCGTT ACAAATGAAATCTCCTGCTATCACCACAACTCTGGAAGGGAAGAATAAAACCTTGTATCTGCag TCAGTCAAATCCATTGAGGAACGGACCAGGCCAAACCTCTGCAAGACTTTAAAAG AACTGGGCCTGTCGGATGGACAGGAACTCGCTGTGGCAGATGTCACCACGCCGCAGACGGTTCTCTTCAAGCTCAATTTCACTGCCTGA
- the LOC114859406 gene encoding chemokine-like protein TAFA-4 produces the protein MRPRALASAPRWAVLLLCVVSVCSQRVSTGNRSSRGQTGPTRERTGTCEVVAAHRCCNRNKIEERSQTVKCSCFPGQVAGTTRALPSCVEAAIVRQKWWCKMEPCLEGEECRVLPDLTGWSCISGNKVKTTKVAR, from the exons ATGAGGCCGCGCGCGCTGGCTTCGGCTCCACGCTGGgccgtcctgctcctctgcgtGGTGAGCGTCTGCAGCCAGCGAGTGTCCACTGGCAACCGAAGCTCCCGAGGACAGACAG GGCCGACGCGGGAGAGGACGGGGACCTGCGAAGTTGTTGCCGCCCATCGCTGCTGCAACAGGAACAAGATTGAAGAACGCTCTCAAACAGTCAAGTGCTCCTGCTTCCCAGGACAGGTGGCGGGGACCACGCGGGCTCTGCCCTCTTGTGTTGAAG cCGCCATTGTGCGTCAGAAGTGGTGGTGCAAAATGGAGCCGTGtctggagggggaggagtgcAGAGTTCTCCCTGACCTCACGGGTTGGTCGTGCATCTCCGGGAACAAAGTGAAGACCACAAAG